The proteins below come from a single Streptomyces sp. M92 genomic window:
- a CDS encoding HTH domain-containing protein, which translates to MTEEAQRVIDAMDAVEAIADPEVRARAIGEVLADQEARAKRWRQQRREVVQEMRAQDPPVSYRKIAARLGVSLRTVQDIEAGYSGSGKNRPRKAEATDG; encoded by the coding sequence GTGACCGAGGAGGCTCAGCGGGTGATCGACGCTATGGATGCAGTCGAAGCGATCGCCGACCCGGAGGTGCGAGCGAGAGCGATCGGCGAAGTGTTGGCCGACCAGGAGGCGCGCGCGAAGAGGTGGCGGCAGCAACGCCGCGAGGTCGTACAGGAGATGCGCGCGCAGGATCCGCCGGTGTCCTATCGGAAGATCGCGGCCCGGCTCGGCGTATCGCTGCGGACGGTTCAGGACATCGAGGCGGGCTACTCCGGGTCAGGGAAGAACCGACCTCGGAAGGCGGAAGCGACGGATGGTTGA
- a CDS encoding protein transporter Sec31 has product MKTRQTVQQVPHTIDGKTRMVPIRVDAPAPPRDWDNLVLNGVTGIAALVLTASVVWSTASIGDLLSRAVVEPAAYGAAVVFDLAWIACMAIEWLARYDEDRAALPRRAGHVMLLLAMLAVGAHGKVAGYWEIGLIGAAVSALAKGLWTVVLRHQTPPLDARTRAWIQGELADAGASLALIPVRRQLQRAQAQVSAERAAIAGPDSGSADPDRPDESADDPDAEVIGIRPGAVTTKDAVRIAWDSGVRDDEAAARYVAKTTGKAPSPDTVARYMRLLRNGMAS; this is encoded by the coding sequence GTGAAGACCCGCCAGACCGTTCAGCAGGTCCCCCACACCATCGACGGCAAGACCCGCATGGTCCCCATCCGAGTTGACGCCCCCGCGCCCCCGCGTGACTGGGACAACCTCGTCCTCAACGGCGTCACCGGCATCGCCGCACTCGTCCTCACGGCCTCCGTCGTCTGGTCCACCGCCAGCATCGGCGACCTCCTCTCCCGCGCCGTCGTCGAGCCCGCCGCGTACGGGGCCGCCGTCGTCTTCGACCTCGCCTGGATCGCGTGCATGGCCATCGAGTGGCTCGCCCGCTACGACGAGGACCGCGCCGCGCTGCCCCGCCGAGCCGGGCACGTCATGCTGCTCCTCGCGATGCTTGCCGTCGGCGCCCACGGCAAGGTCGCCGGGTACTGGGAGATCGGCCTCATCGGCGCCGCCGTGTCCGCGCTCGCCAAGGGACTGTGGACCGTCGTTCTCCGGCATCAGACGCCGCCGCTCGACGCCCGCACCCGCGCCTGGATCCAGGGCGAGCTGGCCGACGCCGGCGCCTCCCTCGCCCTGATCCCGGTGCGCCGTCAACTCCAGCGCGCGCAGGCTCAGGTGTCCGCGGAGCGCGCGGCGATCGCCGGTCCGGACAGCGGATCCGCCGATCCGGACCGTCCGGACGAGTCTGCGGACGATCCGGACGCCGAGGTCATCGGGATCCGGCCCGGCGCCGTGACCACGAAGGACGCAGTCCGGATCGCCTGGGACTCGGGGGTCCGCGACGACGAGGCTGCCGCCCGCTACGTCGCTAAGACCACCGGCAAGGCGCCCTCCCCGGACACCGTCGCCCGCTACATGCGGCTGCTGCGCAACGGCATGGCCAGCTGA